In Nocardia yunnanensis, one DNA window encodes the following:
- a CDS encoding non-ribosomal peptide synthetase codes for MKSLEDLQAAMAARLVREGLAAAPAVPVRRDPTRAPLSFGQRYVWAHQQISPDSAAYNLCLALTFDGDVDAGALRRAFLALVRRHEVLRTTYHNDEQGDPYQLIHDQLPPRFTETDLSGHAPAETDRLLAELARAAAHETFDLSAESSLRVTFARTRPARLVAVVTIQHIAWDGMTLPALSKDVENFYRQARAGEITVEPLRRNVADFAEWEQDRFRDGDHTADAAFWESQFDSEVPELQLPYDRRPVTVSERGDRFDRLLGAAADARLRRLSADLHATPFQVFLAAYYLALRTTTGQRDIVVGTTVANREESGQELLIGNLSNMIPLRFTGAGAATFADLVAQVRATTTEAFRHKHFPQEAIVRAANRATGHVGSKLFDTMVLFLHQQIEGPRLPGATTSWELIDNGGALLPLVVETFMHADRTDVQITYRTDLFDAATIERLHEYIDQVLAAATPGAALGALETLSAADRARLDDWSFGDRPAIMPETVDAMIRGSARDHPERTAVVFEDIELTYAEFDSRVNGLTRLLLERGVRNGDRVGVYAERSEWLPVVFAAVVRTGAVYVPVDPSYPLDRIEYMLGDADPRLLITSVSPERRLAADLAIPVLDLAADRIRAELTAADRRPVRPGELGRPIHPLDAAYLLYTSGTTGRPKGVVVHHRAVANHVQWMRDYLGFGAERILQKAPIGFDVSVFELVNALCTGSTTVLPHPEWWQADVEALAGIIERHQVTQLSLVPSVTRAFLDAGPDPARLRSMRYVYLGGESVPPALVEEAGRVFGGTVLGLYGPTEAAMDLTHEDFAGTQGSDEIRSALIGVPESNSSVFVLDEQLRQVPPGVTGELYLGGVQLAQGYHRRAGLSAATFVACPFAPESGARMYRTGDIVRWNSRGRLEYLGRVDDQVKIRGHRIELGEIGTTLRRMPGIGSAAAVALPRDTDAVLVAYYVAEPNTVCATDSETAVAERIRAYLADRLPDYMIPAALVRMAALPLTANGKLDRRALPVPELGGNTGRGRELRDGPERLVAEVTRQVLGLAADLELAADDDFLALGGDSITAIRMASALKKRGLTITTSALFEARTIAAIAAATAAVLDTGAPALVACGDTGWIPLNPIAAMLVEKVGHYTGYSQATAMVTPPDATFERLAAAIDALLDRHPLLRARLELAAHGDPAPGSADGESKHAAAYYVPAVGEPRAAVELLEIVVADEEWEAVTPDLLQQQLHAAGAGLDPAAGRMVAAVWVRTPDRATGRLLLVAHHLVVDGVSWRILHDDLRQCWRDGTLEADTGTSVKAWNTSLIQAAHRAELVAQLPRWQAVAASADPVLGSRAFDPAVDTVATLHEVTAELDAEDTRFLMTTGAQAFGCDFLDIQVAALAVAVHRFRRARDNDAGTVSLTMERHGRVETLFVGTDLANTVGWFTCAYPVALDVVRGGETDMVDAVKAVKEQLLAVPDSGIGWGLLRWLNDDGRAALADCPAPQLSFNYMGRFDVAEAAETWSAAPEFGYLGGHADPAMPVAAVLDVNTVTITDGGSATLRASFRFPAGVLTDAEVHELADLWAGSLRDFAKTVRDNPIRQLTPSDVLAREITQLDLDRWLTLYGAFDDVHPLAPMQAGLYFTALGSGGKDFYNVQTMIAVRGALELPRLSAALDTVVNRYPNLRIRISVSHAGQPYAIVADHVEVAVREVDFADRPDADQRLRELLLVDQGEQFDLARGPLTRATVVHLPGAVHMLVLTSHHLLTDGWSGQLLPQEIFAAYLSDGTAAPLGDPGTFAEFLRRTQDCEADTEAAWSGYLDGVQPCLVAPNRAPEGGGVPTGRSAAIDPEVVDRLTALAAELGTTFSVVCQLAWANVLRYVTGSETAVFGEVVSGRPADLDEVDHAVGCFANTIPVAVGLRDAASWRELLAEMQRRRVELMEFHQYRLTSAIRATGVRKLFDSMFVFQSYPPGRDELKTLLAQANLELVTFEGGGATDNALLLMIFPANSLLPADGVQAVVFYAEDSFDPAEAEIVEAAFHDTLRAIAADPDRLLGDTPVLGDEDHGLLVMRRMWQ; via the coding sequence ATGAAATCGCTGGAAGACCTCCAGGCGGCCATGGCCGCCCGGCTCGTGCGGGAGGGGCTGGCCGCCGCTCCCGCGGTCCCGGTGCGCCGTGATCCCACCCGCGCGCCGCTGTCCTTCGGACAGCGCTATGTCTGGGCGCACCAGCAGATTTCGCCCGACAGCGCCGCCTACAATCTGTGCCTGGCGCTCACCTTCGACGGTGACGTGGACGCCGGCGCGCTGCGCCGCGCGTTCCTGGCGCTGGTGCGCCGCCACGAGGTGCTACGCACCACCTACCACAACGACGAGCAGGGCGATCCCTACCAGCTGATACACGACCAGCTGCCACCCCGGTTCACCGAGACCGACCTGAGCGGGCACGCCCCGGCCGAGACCGACCGCCTGCTGGCCGAGCTGGCCCGCGCCGCCGCCCACGAGACCTTCGACCTCTCGGCCGAATCCTCGCTGCGCGTCACCTTCGCCCGCACCCGCCCCGCGCGCCTGGTGGCGGTCGTGACCATCCAGCACATCGCCTGGGACGGCATGACGCTGCCGGCGCTGTCGAAGGATGTGGAGAACTTCTACCGGCAGGCCCGCGCCGGCGAGATCACCGTGGAACCGTTGCGCCGCAATGTCGCCGACTTCGCCGAATGGGAGCAGGACCGCTTCCGCGACGGCGATCACACCGCCGACGCGGCCTTCTGGGAAAGCCAGTTCGACAGCGAGGTTCCCGAACTCCAGCTGCCCTACGACCGCCGCCCGGTCACCGTCAGCGAGCGCGGCGACCGCTTCGACCGGCTGCTCGGCGCGGCCGCCGACGCACGGTTGCGCCGCCTGTCCGCCGACCTGCACGCCACCCCGTTCCAGGTGTTCCTGGCCGCCTACTATCTGGCCCTGCGCACCACCACCGGACAGCGCGACATCGTGGTCGGCACCACGGTCGCCAACCGCGAGGAATCCGGTCAGGAACTGCTGATCGGCAACCTGTCCAACATGATTCCGCTGCGCTTCACCGGCGCGGGTGCGGCGACCTTCGCCGATCTCGTCGCTCAGGTGCGCGCGACCACTACGGAAGCGTTCCGGCACAAGCATTTCCCGCAGGAGGCGATCGTCCGGGCCGCCAACCGCGCCACCGGGCACGTCGGCTCGAAGCTGTTCGACACCATGGTGCTTTTCCTACACCAGCAGATCGAGGGTCCGCGGCTGCCGGGCGCGACCACCAGCTGGGAGCTCATCGACAACGGCGGTGCGCTGCTGCCGCTGGTGGTCGAGACCTTCATGCACGCCGACCGCACCGACGTCCAGATCACCTATCGCACGGACCTTTTCGACGCCGCCACCATCGAGCGGCTGCACGAGTACATCGACCAGGTGCTGGCCGCCGCGACACCCGGTGCGGCCCTGGGCGCGCTCGAGACGCTGTCCGCCGCGGACCGGGCACGTCTGGACGACTGGTCCTTCGGCGACCGCCCCGCCATCATGCCGGAAACCGTGGACGCCATGATCCGCGGTTCCGCGCGCGACCACCCGGAGCGCACGGCCGTCGTGTTCGAGGACATCGAGCTGACCTACGCCGAATTCGATTCCCGCGTCAACGGTCTGACGCGATTGCTGCTGGAACGCGGTGTGCGCAACGGTGATCGAGTCGGCGTATACGCCGAACGCAGCGAATGGCTGCCGGTCGTGTTCGCGGCCGTCGTGCGCACGGGCGCGGTGTACGTGCCCGTCGATCCGAGCTACCCGCTCGACCGGATCGAGTACATGCTCGGCGACGCCGATCCGCGACTGCTGATCACGTCGGTCTCGCCGGAGCGGCGTCTGGCCGCCGACCTCGCGATCCCCGTCCTGGATCTCGCCGCCGATCGGATCCGCGCCGAACTGACCGCCGCCGACCGGAGACCGGTCCGGCCCGGGGAGCTCGGCCGCCCCATCCACCCCCTGGATGCCGCGTACCTGCTGTACACCTCCGGCACCACCGGCCGCCCCAAGGGCGTGGTCGTCCATCATCGTGCTGTCGCCAACCACGTCCAGTGGATGCGCGACTACCTGGGCTTCGGCGCGGAACGCATTCTGCAGAAGGCCCCGATCGGTTTCGACGTCTCGGTGTTCGAGCTCGTCAACGCACTGTGCACCGGCTCGACCACCGTGCTCCCGCACCCGGAATGGTGGCAGGCCGATGTGGAGGCGCTGGCCGGAATCATCGAGCGGCACCAGGTCACTCAGCTGTCGCTGGTACCCAGCGTGACCCGCGCGTTCCTGGATGCCGGGCCGGATCCGGCGCGCTTGCGGTCCATGCGCTACGTCTATCTGGGCGGCGAATCGGTGCCGCCCGCGCTGGTCGAGGAGGCCGGCCGGGTGTTCGGCGGCACCGTGCTGGGCCTGTACGGCCCGACCGAGGCCGCCATGGACCTCACCCACGAGGACTTCGCCGGGACGCAAGGGTCCGACGAGATCCGTTCCGCGCTCATCGGTGTGCCCGAATCGAATTCGTCGGTATTCGTCCTCGACGAGCAGCTGCGGCAGGTGCCGCCCGGCGTCACCGGCGAGCTGTACCTGGGCGGCGTGCAGCTGGCCCAGGGCTACCACCGCCGCGCCGGCCTGAGCGCCGCCACCTTCGTGGCCTGCCCCTTCGCGCCCGAATCGGGGGCGCGCATGTACCGCACCGGCGATATCGTGCGCTGGAATTCGCGTGGCCGCCTGGAATACCTGGGCCGCGTGGACGATCAGGTCAAGATTCGCGGCCACCGCATCGAACTCGGCGAGATCGGCACCACACTGCGCCGCATGCCCGGCATCGGCTCGGCCGCCGCCGTCGCCTTGCCGCGCGACACCGACGCGGTGCTGGTCGCCTACTACGTGGCCGAGCCGAACACAGTATGCGCCACCGACTCCGAGACCGCTGTCGCCGAACGTATTCGCGCCTACCTGGCCGACCGGCTGCCGGACTACATGATTCCGGCCGCGCTGGTGCGCATGGCCGCGCTGCCGTTGACCGCCAACGGCAAGCTCGATCGCCGCGCTCTGCCCGTTCCCGAGCTGGGCGGCAACACCGGTCGAGGCCGCGAATTGCGGGATGGTCCAGAGAGATTGGTCGCCGAGGTGACCCGGCAGGTGCTCGGCCTGGCCGCGGATCTCGAACTCGCCGCGGACGACGACTTCCTGGCGCTGGGCGGCGACTCCATCACCGCCATCCGCATGGCCTCCGCGCTCAAGAAGCGCGGGCTGACCATCACCACCAGCGCGCTGTTCGAGGCCCGCACCATCGCGGCCATCGCCGCCGCCACCGCCGCGGTCCTCGACACCGGCGCGCCCGCGCTCGTCGCCTGCGGCGACACCGGCTGGATCCCGCTCAACCCGATCGCGGCCATGCTGGTCGAAAAGGTCGGCCACTACACCGGATACAGCCAGGCCACCGCCATGGTCACCCCGCCGGACGCTACCTTCGAACGGCTGGCCGCCGCGATCGACGCACTGCTCGACCGTCACCCGCTGCTGCGCGCGCGCCTCGAGCTCGCGGCCCACGGCGATCCCGCGCCCGGCAGTGCCGACGGCGAATCGAAACACGCTGCCGCGTACTACGTTCCGGCGGTCGGCGAGCCACGAGCGGCGGTGGAACTGCTCGAGATCGTGGTCGCCGACGAGGAGTGGGAAGCGGTCACCCCCGACCTGCTGCAACAGCAGTTGCACGCCGCCGGCGCCGGTCTCGATCCCGCCGCGGGCCGCATGGTCGCCGCCGTCTGGGTGCGCACCCCCGACCGCGCGACCGGTCGTCTGCTGCTGGTGGCGCACCACCTGGTGGTGGACGGCGTCTCCTGGCGCATCCTGCACGACGATCTCCGCCAGTGCTGGCGTGACGGCACGCTCGAGGCGGACACCGGCACGTCGGTGAAAGCCTGGAACACCAGCCTGATCCAGGCCGCGCACCGCGCCGAACTGGTCGCGCAGCTGCCGCGCTGGCAGGCCGTCGCCGCGAGCGCGGACCCCGTGCTGGGCAGCCGCGCCTTCGATCCGGCCGTGGACACCGTCGCCACCCTGCACGAGGTCACCGCCGAACTCGACGCCGAGGACACCCGCTTCCTCATGACCACCGGCGCACAGGCGTTCGGCTGCGACTTCCTCGATATCCAGGTCGCCGCGCTGGCCGTCGCCGTGCACCGCTTCCGGCGCGCGCGCGACAACGACGCCGGCACCGTCTCACTCACCATGGAACGCCACGGAAGGGTCGAAACCCTGTTCGTCGGAACCGATCTCGCGAACACCGTGGGCTGGTTCACCTGCGCCTACCCCGTCGCGCTCGACGTCGTGAGGGGCGGCGAGACCGATATGGTGGACGCGGTCAAGGCGGTCAAGGAACAGCTGCTGGCCGTACCGGACTCGGGCATCGGCTGGGGTCTGCTGCGCTGGCTGAACGACGACGGCCGTGCCGCGCTCGCCGACTGTCCCGCGCCGCAGTTGAGCTTCAACTACATGGGCCGCTTCGACGTCGCCGAGGCGGCCGAAACCTGGTCAGCCGCGCCGGAATTCGGTTATCTCGGCGGCCACGCCGACCCGGCCATGCCGGTGGCCGCGGTGCTGGACGTGAACACGGTGACCATCACCGACGGCGGCAGCGCCACCCTGCGCGCCTCCTTCCGCTTCCCGGCGGGCGTGCTCACCGACGCCGAAGTGCACGAACTCGCCGACCTGTGGGCCGGCAGCCTGCGCGACTTCGCGAAGACAGTGCGCGACAATCCGATTCGGCAGCTCACGCCCAGCGACGTGCTGGCTCGCGAGATCACACAGCTGGACCTGGACCGCTGGCTGACCCTCTACGGCGCGTTCGACGACGTGCACCCGCTCGCGCCCATGCAGGCCGGGCTGTACTTCACCGCGCTCGGGTCCGGCGGCAAGGACTTCTACAACGTGCAGACCATGATCGCCGTGCGCGGCGCGCTGGAGCTGCCGCGGCTGAGCGCCGCCCTGGACACGGTGGTCAACCGCTACCCCAACCTGCGCATCCGGATCTCGGTGTCGCATGCGGGGCAGCCGTACGCGATCGTCGCCGATCACGTCGAGGTCGCGGTGCGGGAGGTCGATTTCGCCGATCGCCCCGACGCCGATCAGCGCCTGCGTGAACTGCTGCTGGTCGATCAGGGCGAACAGTTCGACCTGGCTCGCGGCCCGCTCACCCGCGCCACCGTCGTGCATCTGCCCGGCGCGGTGCACATGCTGGTGCTCACCTCGCACCACCTGCTCACCGACGGCTGGTCGGGGCAGCTGCTGCCGCAGGAGATCTTCGCCGCCTACCTGTCCGACGGCACGGCCGCGCCGCTCGGCGATCCCGGCACCTTCGCCGAATTCCTACGCCGCACCCAGGACTGCGAGGCCGACACCGAGGCCGCCTGGTCCGGTTATCTCGACGGCGTGCAGCCCTGCCTGGTCGCCCCCAACCGGGCGCCCGAGGGCGGCGGCGTGCCCACCGGCCGCTCCGCCGCCATCGATCCCGAGGTGGTGGATCGGCTCACCGCGCTTGCCGCCGAACTCGGCACCACCTTCAGCGTGGTCTGCCAGCTGGCCTGGGCCAATGTGCTGCGCTACGTGACCGGGTCGGAGACAGCGGTTTTCGGTGAGGTCGTCTCGGGCCGCCCCGCCGATCTCGACGAGGTCGATCATGCGGTGGGCTGCTTCGCCAACACGATCCCGGTCGCGGTCGGGCTGCGCGACGCGGCCAGCTGGCGCGAACTGCTCGCCGAGATGCAGCGCCGCCGAGTCGAACTCATGGAGTTCCACCAGTACCGGCTCACCTCGGCCATCCGTGCCACCGGGGTGCGCAAGCTGTTCGACTCCATGTTCGTCTTCCAGTCCTACCCGCCCGGCCGCGACGAGCTGAAAACCCTGCTGGCGCAGGCGAACCTGGAACTGGTCACCTTCGAAGGCGGCGGCGCGACCGACAACGCGCTGCTGCTGATGATCTTCCCGGCCAACTCGCTGCTGCCCGCCGACGGCGTGCAGGCGGTGGTCTTCTACGCCGAGGACTCCTTCGACCCCGCCGAGGCCGAGATCGTCGAGGCCGCCTTCCACGACACCCTGCGCGCCATCGCCGCCGACCCCGACCGCCTGCTCGGCGACACCCCGGTGCTCGGCGACGAGGACCACGGCCTGCTGGTCATGCGCCGGATGTGGCAGTGA
- a CDS encoding MMPL family transporter, protein MSVYLYRWGKFAFRRKWIVITAWIAALLVIGGTGAALAKPFQDSFSMPGLPSERATEILDKHFPGASKDFDSNTVSGTYVIAAPDGETLTDPKNAAALQGFLADLGKLDIIDKNKPPMDPIAATKQIGKPAGIDCLEGNRADPNFAGVCANAPLNVLNKTNPDSVAIVKALYSIPKFSDIKPADQDAAYDVGKSARDAGLQVELTGNIEQKQAAGGASEMIGVGVALVVMIIAFGAIVAAFVPIITAIFGVGTAMAIVMFGTHWLTVPAFTPTLASMIGIALSIDYAMFIVSRYKHELAVSNSPEEAAGTAVGTAGSAVIFAGLTVIIALAGLSFVGVNFLTYMGVGGAITATMAVLVAVTLMPALLGAFGGTLFKPKLPLVAQHDPEDEHSVTNGIRFARFIGKAPALTLAAAVVLLGLLAAPAVNLQLGLPGGDSMPKDTTLYKAYDLQTKGFGEGSNGTLMVAVDLSKTPADQRDQALEELRGKLKSYPGMDYLTASQRSQDGEAALFTGVPKSGPNNKETKDLVEHARNAESDFNSRYGMEYGITGTTAIYTDVSQALLHKIIPYLSIVAGAAFLLLLLVFRSILVPLTAALGFLLSMAATFGATVLLFQEGTFGLFDPHPLVSFLPIMLIGLVFGLAMDYQVFLVTRMREEYVHGKSAKDAMISGYHHGARVVTSAAIIMISVFSAFMLDDNVVAKSMGFAMAAGVFFDAFIVRMILIPSLLALLGKWAWWMPKWLDRILPDIDVEGSKLTALKEASAPTEDKQPITVG, encoded by the coding sequence GTGTCCGTATACCTCTATCGGTGGGGAAAGTTCGCCTTCCGCCGGAAATGGATAGTCATCACGGCGTGGATCGCCGCGCTGCTCGTCATCGGCGGCACCGGCGCGGCGCTCGCCAAACCGTTCCAAGACTCGTTCTCGATGCCGGGCCTGCCGTCCGAGCGGGCCACCGAGATTCTCGACAAGCACTTCCCCGGCGCGTCCAAGGACTTCGACTCCAACACCGTCAGCGGCACCTACGTGATCGCCGCGCCCGACGGTGAGACGCTGACCGACCCCAAGAACGCGGCGGCGCTGCAAGGCTTCCTCGCGGATCTGGGCAAGCTCGACATCATCGACAAGAACAAGCCGCCGATGGATCCGATCGCGGCCACCAAGCAGATCGGCAAGCCCGCGGGCATCGACTGCCTCGAAGGCAATCGCGCCGATCCGAACTTCGCCGGTGTCTGCGCCAACGCGCCGCTGAACGTCCTGAACAAGACCAACCCGGACTCGGTGGCGATCGTCAAGGCGCTCTACAGCATTCCGAAGTTCTCCGACATCAAGCCGGCCGACCAGGACGCCGCCTACGACGTGGGCAAGAGCGCGCGCGACGCCGGGCTGCAGGTGGAGCTCACCGGCAATATCGAGCAGAAGCAGGCCGCCGGCGGCGCCTCCGAGATGATCGGCGTCGGCGTGGCGCTGGTGGTGATGATCATCGCGTTCGGCGCCATCGTCGCCGCGTTCGTGCCCATCATCACCGCGATCTTCGGTGTCGGCACGGCCATGGCCATCGTCATGTTCGGCACGCACTGGCTGACCGTGCCCGCCTTCACCCCGACGCTGGCGTCGATGATCGGCATCGCGCTGTCCATCGACTACGCCATGTTCATCGTGTCGCGGTACAAACACGAACTGGCCGTGTCGAATTCGCCGGAAGAGGCGGCGGGCACCGCGGTGGGCACCGCCGGTTCCGCGGTCATCTTCGCCGGTCTGACCGTCATCATCGCGCTGGCCGGGCTCAGCTTCGTGGGCGTCAACTTCCTCACCTACATGGGCGTCGGCGGCGCGATCACCGCCACCATGGCGGTACTGGTCGCGGTGACGCTGATGCCGGCGCTGCTCGGCGCGTTCGGCGGCACGCTGTTCAAGCCGAAGCTGCCGCTGGTCGCCCAGCACGATCCCGAGGACGAGCACTCGGTCACCAACGGTATTCGCTTCGCCCGCTTCATCGGCAAGGCTCCGGCGCTGACGCTGGCGGCGGCCGTGGTGCTGCTGGGCCTGCTCGCCGCGCCGGCGGTGAACCTGCAGCTGGGTCTGCCCGGCGGCGATTCCATGCCGAAGGACACCACCCTCTACAAGGCGTACGACCTGCAGACCAAGGGCTTCGGCGAGGGCTCCAACGGCACTCTCATGGTGGCCGTGGATCTTTCGAAGACGCCGGCGGATCAACGCGATCAGGCGCTCGAGGAGTTGCGCGGCAAGCTGAAGAGCTACCCGGGCATGGACTATCTGACCGCTTCGCAGCGCAGTCAGGACGGGGAGGCCGCGCTCTTCACCGGGGTGCCCAAGTCCGGGCCGAACAACAAGGAGACCAAGGACCTCGTCGAGCACGCGCGTAACGCGGAATCGGACTTCAACAGCCGCTACGGCATGGAGTACGGCATCACCGGCACCACCGCCATCTACACCGATGTCTCACAGGCGTTGCTGCACAAGATCATTCCGTACCTGTCCATCGTGGCGGGCGCGGCATTCCTGCTGCTGCTGTTGGTCTTCCGCTCCATCCTGGTGCCGCTGACCGCCGCCCTGGGCTTCCTGCTGTCCATGGCCGCCACCTTCGGCGCGACGGTCCTGCTCTTCCAGGAGGGCACCTTCGGCCTGTTCGACCCGCATCCGCTGGTCAGCTTCCTGCCGATCATGTTGATCGGCTTGGTATTCGGTCTCGCCATGGACTACCAGGTCTTCCTGGTGACCCGCATGCGTGAGGAATACGTGCACGGCAAGTCCGCCAAGGACGCCATGATCAGCGGCTACCACCACGGCGCCCGCGTCGTGACCTCCGCCGCCATCATCATGATCTCGGTGTTCAGCGCCTTCATGCTCGACGACAACGTGGTCGCCAAATCCATGGGCTTCGCCATGGCCGCCGGCGTCTTCTTCGACGCCTTCATCGTCCGCATGATCCTCATCCCGTCCCTCCTCGCCCTCCTGGGCAAATGGGCCTGGTGGATGCCGAAGTGGCTCGACCGCATCCTCCCCGACATCGACGTGGAAGGCTCCAAGCTCACCGCGTTGAAGGAGGCCTCGGCGCCCACCGAGGACAAGCAGCCCATCACGGTCGGCTGA
- a CDS encoding TetR/AcrR family transcriptional regulator — MGAPVVSGSVAAGRSTKDAIREAALQLFSTKGFDHSSLREVADAVGITKASLYYHYASKVDLLIAIIEPMFDELRAQVDGLDELEHTPENVRRMIRERLRSTLANRHVGALCMRDTVAIVNALGNRYPDLIELHHRTCRWLAGPGADADTLLRAAAAMQVLSTAMISPEIVPGTDTAQVEETLLDAALGVLYPAR, encoded by the coding sequence ATGGGCGCCCCAGTCGTTTCCGGATCAGTTGCCGCAGGTAGAAGCACCAAAGATGCGATCAGAGAGGCCGCGCTCCAGCTTTTTTCGACCAAGGGCTTCGATCACAGCAGTCTGCGCGAGGTCGCGGATGCGGTGGGAATCACAAAAGCCTCGCTCTACTATCACTACGCCTCGAAGGTCGATCTGCTCATCGCGATCATCGAGCCGATGTTCGACGAGCTCCGCGCTCAGGTCGACGGTCTCGACGAGCTCGAGCACACCCCCGAGAACGTCCGCCGGATGATTCGCGAGCGCCTGCGCTCGACCCTGGCCAACCGGCACGTGGGCGCGCTGTGCATGCGCGACACCGTCGCCATCGTCAATGCCCTGGGCAACCGCTACCCCGACCTCATCGAATTGCATCACCGCACCTGCCGCTGGCTGGCCGGACCCGGTGCCGACGCCGATACGCTGCTGCGCGCGGCCGCCGCCATGCAGGTGCTCAGCACCGCCATGATCTCCCCGGAGATCGTGCCCGGCACCGACACCGCCCAGGTCGAGGAAACCTTGCTCGATGCCGCGCTCGGCGTGCTGTATCCGGCGCGCTAG
- a CDS encoding transposase family protein, protein MIAYRAMLDVSRELVCHVSRLLAAERRARGTRRGARALTPFRQAMFVLAWFRKREDIAVLGAGFGISRSTAYRYHGEAIDVLAAQAPDLHEVLHHAHEQGMTHLNLDGKLFRSDRCGEQTLSVKGESIDAWYSGKAHAPGANLQALTAPDGFPLWISDAEPGSTHDITAARTQVLGALCWAAAHLDLPTLADAGYDGAGIGVHTPVRQPCDGRDLDIDTRTRNALLRGLRCLAERGFALLTGRWRALHHFTTSPERIGDIVKAALVLTHFEHGRHQ, encoded by the coding sequence GTGATTGCCTATCGTGCCATGCTCGACGTGTCTCGGGAGCTGGTCTGCCATGTTTCGCGGTTGCTGGCCGCCGAACGACGAGCCCGCGGCACCCGCCGCGGTGCCCGGGCGCTGACACCGTTTCGGCAGGCGATGTTCGTGCTGGCCTGGTTCCGTAAACGCGAGGACATCGCGGTGCTGGGCGCAGGTTTCGGTATCAGCCGCTCGACCGCCTACCGCTATCACGGCGAGGCGATCGACGTGCTCGCCGCCCAAGCCCCCGACCTGCACGAAGTCCTGCACCACGCGCACGAGCAGGGAATGACGCATCTGAACCTGGACGGCAAGCTGTTTCGCTCCGACCGCTGTGGCGAGCAGACCCTCAGCGTGAAAGGCGAATCGATCGACGCCTGGTATTCGGGCAAGGCCCACGCCCCCGGAGCCAACCTGCAAGCACTCACCGCGCCCGACGGATTCCCGCTGTGGATCTCCGACGCCGAACCCGGCTCGACCCACGACATCACCGCCGCCCGCACCCAGGTGCTCGGCGCATTATGTTGGGCCGCGGCACATCTGGATCTGCCGACCCTCGCCGACGCCGGATACGACGGCGCCGGGATCGGGGTGCACACCCCGGTCAGACAGCCCTGCGACGGCCGCGACCTCGATATCGACACCCGCACCCGGAACGCTCTGCTGCGCGGGCTGCGTTGCCTGGCCGAACGCGGTTTCGCCCTGCTCACCGGACGCTGGCGCGCCCTGCACCACTTCACCACCAGCCCCGAACGAATCGGCGACATCGTCAAAGCCGCACTCGTCCTCACCCATTTCGAACACGGCCGACACCAATGA
- a CDS encoding thioesterase II family protein encodes MSNSLGWIRKFHRPRTPGSPTLLICPHAGGGASTYRPFSKALSERFDVAIFQYPGRQDRARETALRSVPEIAAGAFAEFERSPQNNSAPITVFGHSMGSVVAFEFTRLAAEAGIPVRLLAVSGAVAPWRVADMPPHPTEDEQLLDHVGGLQGTGADVLANRELMRMALPALKADYAAFDAYTCPREAVLDAPVHALGGEDDEFVTMGDLYGWQQHTSQELQVTMFEGGHFYLHDHVAAIAETLAAEPIREPVGR; translated from the coding sequence ATGAGCAACAGCCTCGGATGGATCCGCAAGTTCCATCGACCCCGCACCCCCGGCAGCCCCACGCTGCTGATCTGCCCGCACGCGGGCGGCGGCGCGTCCACCTACCGCCCGTTCTCCAAGGCGCTGTCCGAGCGGTTCGACGTCGCCATCTTCCAGTACCCGGGCCGCCAGGACCGTGCCCGCGAAACCGCGCTGCGCAGCGTCCCCGAGATCGCCGCGGGCGCCTTCGCCGAATTCGAGCGCTCCCCGCAGAACAATAGCGCCCCGATCACCGTGTTCGGGCACAGCATGGGTTCGGTGGTGGCGTTCGAATTCACCAGGCTCGCCGCCGAAGCCGGGATTCCGGTGCGGCTGCTGGCCGTCTCCGGTGCGGTCGCGCCGTGGCGGGTCGCGGACATGCCGCCGCATCCCACCGAGGACGAACAGCTGCTCGATCACGTCGGCGGTTTGCAGGGCACCGGGGCCGATGTGCTGGCCAACCGGGAGCTCATGCGCATGGCGTTGCCCGCCCTCAAGGCCGACTACGCCGCTTTCGACGCCTACACCTGCCCCAGGGAGGCGGTCCTGGACGCGCCCGTGCACGCCCTCGGCGGCGAGGACGACGAGTTCGTCACCATGGGCGATCTCTACGGCTGGCAGCAGCACACCAGCCAGGAACTTCAGGTCACCATGTTCGAGGGCGGGCACTTCTACCTGCACGACCATGTCGCGGCCATCGCGGAAACGCTGGCGGCCGAACCGATCCGGGAACCGGTGGGCCGATGA